In the genome of Variovorax sp. PAMC26660, the window CGCATCCGATCGGCGAGTTCGCCATCGATCTGGCGCGCCCGCGTGACGTGGCCGAGGTGCGCACGCAGCCTCGCTTCGTCGAGCTGCACACCCAGATTTGGGAGGTACTGCGCGACGAGGTGCTCAAGGGCTACGCGCAGCAACTGAAGAAGGCCGCGTGATGTCGCGCCTGAACGAACGCAATGCGCGCTTCTGGCAGCTCGTGCTGCTGCTGATCATCCTGGTGGGCTGGCACCTGGCTTCACGCAACCAGCAGTTCGCCTTCTTCGTCGGTGAGCCGATCCAGGTGGCGGGGCGCATCTGGAGCTGGTTCCTGCCGTTCGAGGTGCCGCCGAATGCGCTGTTTCCCGAAGGGCTGAAGGGCAACGCCGACATCTACCTGCACCTGGGCACCACGCTGCTCGAAACCGTGCTGGCCTTCGGCATCGGCACCGTGCTCGGGCTGGCCTGCGGGCTCTGGCTGGCGCTGGCACCTACGGCGAGCATGATCCTCGACCCCTACATCAAGGCCGCGAACTCGATGCCGCGTGTGATCCTGGCGCCCATCTTCGCGCTGTGGTTCGGCCTGGGCATCTGGAGCAAGGTGGCGCTGGCCGTCACGCTGGTGTTCTTCATCGTGTTCTTCAACGTCTACCAAGGCGTGCGCGAGGTCAGCCCGGTGGTGCTGGCCAACGCGAAGATGCTGGGCGCCAACCAGCGGCAACTGCTGCGCACCGTGTACCTGCCGAGCGCGACGAGTTGGGTGTTCTCCAGCCTGCACACCTCCGTCGGGCTGGCTTTCGTCGGTGCGGTGGTGGGCGAGTATCTGGGGTCGGCGCGTGGCGTGGGCTACCTGATCCTGCAGGCCGAGGGCACCTTCGACGTCAACACCGTGTTCGCCGGCATCGTGGTGCTCACGGCCTTTGCGCTGGTGCTCGACGGCATCGTGGGGCTGATCGAAAGGCGCCTCATGAAATGGCAGCCCAAGAGCGGCGAAACCGAAAAGTTGTAGCGCCTGAGCGTATCGGCCCGCAGCCCCCACCGTGCGATGATCGCGCCCGCGCGCCGGGGGCGCGACAACGACTTATGGGGGTGAATCTTGAAACACAACAAGAATGAACGCGCGAGCACCTTGCGCACGCGTGGCGAGTCGGCCAGGGTACTGAACGAAGAGCTTTTCTTCGATCTGGTCTATGCGTTTTCAGTCACGCAACTGTCCCACTACCTGTTGGACCATCTCACGCTGCTGGGCGCGCTCCAGACGCTGGTGATGTGGTTCGCGGTCTGGCTCGGCTGGCAGTACACGGCCTGGGCCACCAACTGGTTCAACCCCGGTTCGCTGCGCATCCGGGGCATGCTGTTCGGGATCATGTTGCTGGCTCTCGTGATGGCCTCGGCCTTGCCAGGTGCCTTTGCCGAACGCGGCCTGGTGTTTGCGCTGTGCTTTGCGGGCATCCAGGTCGGACGCACCTTCTGCATGCTGGTGGCGGTAGGGCGCGACCACGCGCTGGCACCCAACTTCCGGCGCCTGCTGGCCTGGAACAGCCTGGCCGCGGTGTTCTGGATCGCAGGTGGCTTTGCAGAAGGGCAGACGCGCCTTGCGCTCTGGTTCGGCGGTGTGCTGTGCGAATACATCGCGCCGA includes:
- a CDS encoding ABC transporter permease, whose amino-acid sequence is MSRLNERNARFWQLVLLLIILVGWHLASRNQQFAFFVGEPIQVAGRIWSWFLPFEVPPNALFPEGLKGNADIYLHLGTTLLETVLAFGIGTVLGLACGLWLALAPTASMILDPYIKAANSMPRVILAPIFALWFGLGIWSKVALAVTLVFFIVFFNVYQGVREVSPVVLANAKMLGANQRQLLRTVYLPSATSWVFSSLHTSVGLAFVGAVVGEYLGSARGVGYLILQAEGTFDVNTVFAGIVVLTAFALVLDGIVGLIERRLMKWQPKSGETEKL